A genomic segment from Tessaracoccus defluvii encodes:
- a CDS encoding COX15/CtaA family protein: MPHSPVVHRRVTRWANIAIFITVLLGGVVCATDSSSACPAWPVCYADQVGPDLRPGWLENPIIEFVHRFISFAGLVLLGVSGWLGRRSADARLRVYPWVALACGIGSAVFGMMIILFTLPLALGLLDLAFALVAMALIAVTDAALRRTHPAGDAPTPRVLARVTLVLLFAMHLLGSIVAGTTTDGTGSFTRCLSWPLWELHDIDRFPALQVLRIVMAVAAIVVIVAMLATSARRPGLRAPAVLVTVALVVELGLGLVITVGGLAPTQTNGIDATIAVSYSAAAVLLMWAIAWLLGRTRAAAVD; the protein is encoded by the coding sequence ATGCCCCACTCCCCGGTCGTCCACCGCCGCGTCACCCGGTGGGCGAACATCGCGATCTTCATCACCGTGCTGCTCGGCGGCGTCGTCTGCGCGACGGACTCCAGCTCTGCCTGCCCGGCCTGGCCCGTCTGCTACGCCGATCAGGTGGGGCCCGACCTGCGGCCCGGCTGGCTGGAGAACCCGATCATCGAGTTCGTGCACCGCTTCATCAGCTTCGCGGGCCTCGTGCTGCTGGGTGTCTCGGGCTGGCTGGGCCGGCGCTCGGCGGACGCGCGCCTGCGGGTCTATCCGTGGGTCGCGCTGGCCTGCGGCATCGGGTCGGCCGTGTTCGGGATGATGATCATCCTGTTCACCCTGCCGCTCGCCCTCGGACTGCTCGACCTGGCCTTCGCGCTGGTCGCGATGGCCCTGATCGCCGTCACCGACGCGGCCTTGCGCCGGACCCATCCGGCCGGGGACGCGCCGACGCCGCGGGTGCTGGCGCGCGTCACCCTGGTCCTGCTCTTCGCGATGCACCTCCTCGGCAGCATCGTCGCCGGCACCACCACCGACGGCACCGGTTCGTTCACCCGCTGCCTCAGCTGGCCGCTGTGGGAACTGCACGACATCGACCGCTTCCCCGCCCTGCAGGTGCTGCGCATCGTGATGGCGGTGGCGGCCATCGTGGTGATCGTCGCGATGCTGGCGACGTCCGCGCGACGGCCCGGGCTCCGGGCGCCCGCCGTCCTGGTGACGGTGGCACTGGTCGTCGAGCTGGGGCTCGGTCTGGTCATCACGGTCGGAGGGCTGGCCCCGACGCAGACCAACGGCATCGACGCGACGATCGCCGTCAGCTACTCCGCCGCGGCGGTGCTCCTCATGTGGGCGATCGCCTGGCTGCTGGGGCGGACGCGGGCCGCAGCCGTCGACTGA
- a CDS encoding CNNM domain-containing protein, whose product MILEASVTGWPVVLWTVVLITLSAFFVAAEFALMAAKPHRLESRTDTIAGRAALKNSAELTIVLAGSQLGITVCTLLLGMITKPAVHDALMPLFEIGLPLAVADGASFVVALIIVTFLHLVIGEMAPKSWAIAHPEDSSVLLAVPLRAYMWLTRPVLKAMNAAANWLVRRAGAEPVDELDHGQDAAGLRHLVEHSANVGALEAAYRGSLTSVLRLREITVGEVVARGQRLSAVGVDATLADVQDVTRTQRHLRVLVRDGERTVGVVHVRDTLLADDLSRPALDLAREPVLLPSDTPVAAAVSAIRQARTQLAIVVDGDRELGVLTFEDVLPELMPDAMLEA is encoded by the coding sequence ATGATCCTCGAAGCCTCCGTCACCGGCTGGCCGGTGGTGCTCTGGACCGTCGTCCTCATCACGCTCAGCGCCTTCTTCGTGGCCGCCGAGTTCGCGCTGATGGCAGCTAAGCCGCACCGGCTCGAGTCCCGCACCGACACCATTGCAGGCAGGGCGGCGCTCAAGAACTCGGCCGAGCTGACCATCGTCCTGGCCGGATCGCAGCTCGGCATCACCGTCTGCACGCTGCTGCTCGGCATGATCACGAAGCCGGCGGTCCACGACGCGCTCATGCCGCTGTTCGAGATCGGCCTGCCCCTCGCGGTCGCCGACGGCGCGTCGTTCGTGGTGGCGCTCATCATCGTCACCTTCCTGCACCTGGTGATCGGCGAGATGGCGCCCAAGTCGTGGGCCATCGCACACCCCGAGGACTCGTCCGTGCTGCTCGCCGTCCCGCTACGGGCCTACATGTGGCTGACGCGCCCCGTCCTCAAGGCGATGAACGCCGCAGCCAACTGGCTGGTCCGCCGCGCGGGTGCCGAGCCCGTCGACGAGCTCGACCACGGCCAGGACGCCGCCGGGCTCCGGCACCTGGTGGAGCACTCGGCCAACGTCGGCGCCCTCGAGGCCGCCTACCGCGGCTCGCTTACGTCCGTGTTGCGGCTCCGGGAGATCACTGTCGGCGAGGTGGTGGCCAGGGGCCAGAGACTGTCCGCGGTGGGCGTCGACGCCACGCTGGCCGACGTGCAGGACGTGACGCGGACCCAGCGGCACCTGCGGGTCCTCGTTCGTGACGGGGAACGGACCGTCGGGGTGGTGCATGTCCGCGACACGCTGCTGGCCGACGACCTCAGCCGGCCCGCCCTGGACCTGGCCCGGGAGCCGGTGCTGCTGCCCAGCGACACCCCGGTCGCGGCCGCCGTCTCGGCGATCCGGCAGGCGCGCACGCAGCTGGCGATCGTCGTGGACGGGGACCGTGAGCTCGGGGTGCTGACGTTCGAGGACGTGCTGCCCGAGCTGATGCCCGACGCGATGCTGGAGGCGTAG
- a CDS encoding MFS transporter: protein MTTPSTAPTPITALSAEPAPRRRVLAWAFWDWGTQPFATVITTFVFAVYLTSSAFGDKDTLTKNLAWTTAAAGLCIALLAPVLGQGADRKGRRMFHLRWQTWVLAAICAAMYFVAPEPSYFWLGAILLGAGNIIAEIANVNYYAAIDQVSTPKNVGRVSGLGWGLGYLGGITILLVIIGVLGADFPADDVRFAMLICGAWTALFTIPIFVALKDRQPETAAPSLGFVGSYKRLFRSIADLARTSPNTLFFLAASALFRDGLAGVFTFGGILAAGTFGFEFSEVVIFGVVANVVAGVATMLFGLLDDRLGPKTVIVTSLVSLVALGVGIFVFHDGGKPVFWVMGLLMCLFVGPAQSASRSLLARLIPDGMSGEIFGLYATTGRAVSFLSPLLFGAGIAIGELVLGSSEAEAQYWGILGVVVVLAAGLALAVFVKDPIKQPSVAPAAA, encoded by the coding sequence GTGACCACGCCCTCCACCGCTCCCACCCCCATCACCGCGCTCAGCGCCGAACCGGCGCCACGTCGGCGCGTGCTCGCCTGGGCCTTCTGGGACTGGGGGACCCAGCCATTCGCGACGGTGATCACCACCTTCGTCTTCGCCGTCTACCTGACCAGCTCGGCGTTCGGCGACAAGGACACCCTGACCAAGAACCTCGCCTGGACCACCGCCGCGGCCGGCCTGTGCATCGCGCTGCTCGCGCCCGTCCTCGGCCAGGGCGCCGACCGCAAGGGCCGGCGCATGTTCCACCTGCGCTGGCAGACCTGGGTGCTGGCCGCGATCTGCGCGGCCATGTACTTCGTGGCCCCCGAGCCGTCCTACTTCTGGCTGGGCGCGATCCTGCTCGGCGCCGGCAACATCATCGCCGAGATCGCCAACGTCAACTACTACGCGGCCATCGACCAGGTCAGCACCCCGAAGAACGTCGGCCGGGTCAGCGGACTCGGCTGGGGACTGGGCTACCTGGGCGGCATCACGATCCTGCTCGTCATCATCGGCGTGCTGGGGGCCGACTTCCCCGCCGACGACGTCCGCTTCGCCATGCTCATCTGTGGCGCCTGGACGGCGCTGTTCACGATCCCGATCTTCGTGGCGCTGAAGGACCGCCAGCCAGAGACGGCGGCCCCCTCGCTCGGCTTCGTCGGCAGCTACAAGCGGCTGTTCCGCTCGATCGCGGACCTCGCACGCACCAGCCCGAACACCCTGTTCTTCCTGGCCGCCTCAGCCCTGTTCCGCGACGGCCTGGCCGGCGTCTTCACCTTCGGCGGCATCCTCGCGGCCGGCACGTTCGGCTTCGAGTTCAGCGAGGTCGTCATCTTCGGGGTCGTCGCCAACGTGGTCGCCGGCGTCGCCACGATGCTGTTCGGTCTGCTCGACGACCGCCTCGGCCCCAAGACCGTGATCGTCACGTCTCTGGTCTCGCTGGTCGCCCTCGGCGTCGGCATCTTCGTCTTCCACGACGGCGGCAAGCCCGTCTTCTGGGTGATGGGCCTGCTCATGTGCCTGTTCGTCGGGCCAGCGCAGTCGGCGAGCCGCAGCCTGCTGGCCCGCCTCATCCCCGACGGCATGAGCGGCGAGATCTTCGGGCTCTACGCCACCACCGGCCGTGCGGTCTCGTTCCTGTCTCCGCTGCTGTTCGGCGCCGGCATCGCGATCGGCGAACTGGTGCTGGGCTCCTCGGAAGCGGAGGCGCAGTACTGGGGCATCCTCGGCGTCGTCGTGGTGCTCGCGGCCGGCCTGGCGCTGGCCGTGTTCGTCAAGGATCCGATCAAGCAGCCCTCCGTGGCACCCGCGGCGGCCTGA
- a CDS encoding hemolysin family protein — translation MSPLISLLVGVVVVLVITAATAYFVAQEFAYVAVDRSQLSSRAAAGDPKATRTLDITRRTSFMLSGAQLGITITGLLVGYAAEPMIGAAIGDLVSGGARTALAMGVGSVVALLFSTLVQMLLGELFPKNYAISRSAAVADALSPSTKLYLTVFGPVIWVFDKAAELLLRVLRIEPVHDVESAVSATDLERVVADSRASGTLPEDLGFIIDRIIDFPRRDVEHAMVPRVRVGIVRETDTIAQVRHLMATGHTRYPILDRHDNVAGIAQLVDVLDSEPGSTARITTIAREPLFLPTFMPLPDAHDQLVEHRQELACVLDEFGSFVGIVTVEDLVEEIVGDLVDEHDVDLDASDDVLVMGGDTPVDEVERRIGHKLPAGDFETLSGLILHELGDLPIVGQVIELRLEPTISERTLHEDAPTRVVAFEVLALERHVPSRVRIALTAEEGEQE, via the coding sequence GTGAGCCCCCTGATATCCCTGCTCGTCGGCGTCGTCGTTGTGCTCGTCATCACCGCCGCCACCGCCTATTTCGTGGCGCAGGAGTTCGCCTACGTCGCCGTCGACAGGTCGCAGCTCAGCAGCCGCGCCGCCGCGGGTGACCCGAAGGCGACCCGCACCCTCGACATCACCCGCCGCACCTCGTTCATGCTCTCCGGGGCCCAGCTGGGCATCACCATCACCGGTCTGCTGGTCGGCTACGCCGCCGAACCGATGATCGGCGCGGCGATCGGCGACCTCGTCTCCGGCGGCGCCCGCACCGCGCTGGCCATGGGCGTCGGCAGCGTCGTCGCCCTGCTGTTTTCGACCCTGGTGCAGATGTTGCTGGGTGAGCTCTTCCCCAAGAACTACGCCATCTCCAGGTCGGCCGCGGTCGCCGATGCGCTGTCGCCGTCCACGAAGCTGTACCTGACGGTGTTCGGCCCCGTGATCTGGGTATTCGACAAGGCGGCGGAGCTCCTGCTGCGCGTCCTGCGGATCGAGCCGGTCCACGACGTCGAGTCCGCCGTCAGCGCCACCGACCTCGAACGTGTCGTGGCCGACTCGCGGGCCAGCGGCACCCTGCCCGAGGATCTCGGATTCATCATCGACCGCATCATCGACTTTCCCCGCCGCGACGTCGAGCACGCCATGGTTCCCCGGGTGCGGGTGGGGATCGTGCGGGAGACCGACACCATCGCCCAGGTCCGCCACCTGATGGCCACCGGCCACACGCGTTATCCGATCCTCGACCGGCACGACAACGTCGCCGGCATCGCGCAGCTCGTCGACGTCCTGGACAGCGAACCGGGCTCCACGGCGAGGATCACCACCATCGCGCGCGAGCCTCTCTTCCTGCCCACGTTCATGCCGCTGCCCGACGCCCACGACCAGCTGGTCGAGCATCGTCAGGAGCTGGCCTGCGTACTCGACGAGTTCGGCTCTTTCGTCGGCATCGTCACCGTCGAGGACCTGGTCGAGGAGATCGTCGGTGATCTGGTCGACGAGCACGACGTCGACCTCGATGCCAGCGACGACGTGCTCGTCATGGGCGGAGACACTCCGGTCGACGAGGTGGAGCGCCGCATCGGGCACAAGCTGCCTGCGGGAGACTTCGAGACCCTCTCGGGGCTCATCCTCCACGAGCTGGGGGACCTGCCGATCGTCGGGCAGGTCATCGAACTGCGCCTCGAACCCACGATCAGTGAACGTACCCTGCACGAGGATGCGCCGACGCGGGTCGTCGCGTTCGAGGTGCTGGCCCTCGAGCGGCACGTCCCGTCCCGGGTCCGCATCGCGCTGACCGCGGAGGAGGGGGAACAGGAATGA
- a CDS encoding MBL fold metallo-hydrolase has protein sequence MTGARIDHAVSSGTFSLDGQTFDVDNNIWVIGDDSECIVIDAPHSVDDIMAVVGDRAVRAIVCTHAHDDHVRVAPDLRERVGAPILLHPDDRPVWELTHPGTAWDADLADGQVLEVAGTRIQVLHTPGHAPGAVCLYVPELGAVFTGDTLFNGGPGATGRSFSDRPTIEASIRARLFALPDDTVVHTGHGDDTTIGAEAEALGR, from the coding sequence GTGACCGGCGCGCGCATCGACCACGCCGTCTCGTCCGGCACCTTCTCCCTCGACGGGCAGACCTTCGACGTCGACAACAACATCTGGGTGATCGGCGACGACAGCGAGTGCATCGTGATCGACGCGCCCCATTCGGTCGACGACATCATGGCCGTGGTGGGCGACCGCGCCGTCCGCGCCATCGTGTGTACCCATGCCCACGACGACCACGTGCGCGTGGCCCCTGACCTGCGGGAACGGGTCGGCGCGCCGATCCTGCTGCACCCTGACGACAGGCCCGTGTGGGAGCTCACCCACCCCGGCACTGCCTGGGACGCCGACCTCGCCGACGGCCAGGTCCTCGAGGTCGCCGGCACACGCATTCAGGTCCTGCACACGCCCGGCCACGCGCCCGGTGCCGTCTGCCTGTACGTTCCCGAACTCGGCGCCGTGTTCACCGGCGACACGCTGTTCAACGGGGGCCCGGGTGCCACCGGCCGCTCGTTCTCGGACCGCCCCACGATCGAGGCATCCATCCGCGCCCGGCTCTTCGCGCTGCCCGACGACACGGTGGTGCACACCGGCCACGGCGACGACACCACCATCGGTGCGGAGGCGGAGGCCCTCGGACGATGA
- a CDS encoding DEAD/DEAH box helicase family protein — protein MRWRRHQREALDAIADSADARHWVVLPPGAGKTLAGVGAASSWGRPVVAFAPNVAIVSQWRAAWTAMTGEPATSDRDLPTVFTALTYQSLAVFDGEADGDSQKARLHPNGLALVERLHDAGPLTLVLDECHHLLEVWGDLLDEIVAGLPDAIVLALTATPPELLTATQAARVERLFGDITYQAGIPALVAEGDLAPFAELAWFTTPSAREEEWLDARTVRARELVSELTRVDAVDVPLLSWLDLHDWRDLQPDVADAVVRLALAGHLPLPEHAHVTERHRTPVTLDDWLTVAEGWLVGLRDGDDDAERAFQRRIATLLPGVGYRFTRHGIRPGHPLVDRVLSRSSSKAAAAVEIAARTLADDDRARLLVLTDHARAAALPADLDGVVEPQSGSVHWLLEALVADGRLAGARPIAVTGSTIGAEAHVLRELLPDEDIGQGDGVVVLEGSTADRWLRAATEALNRGWTRCLVGTRGLLGEGWNARAVSGVIDLTSATTSTAIVQTRGRSLRTDPDRPDKVAVNWTVTCVAPDRPQGDADYRRLVRKHEGWFAVDEEGDIVDGVAHLDSHLSPSAPPTAIDTLNARALARAADATAIRDAWAHVDPARENAVVTLRITADRGPAPVALRPLPTRKELTPKAPVGLAGLGIPAAAVAAMLGFINSPTAAAVILVSLVLFFGEYVLRAAQVRASLATEPATSDYARAVADALREGGRSPVGAEGCGSRSPRAARPACTWRGSRRRSRRSSSRRWPRFWAPSSSPAT, from the coding sequence GTGCGTTGGCGGCGCCACCAACGCGAGGCCCTCGACGCGATCGCCGACTCGGCGGACGCCCGGCACTGGGTGGTGCTGCCGCCAGGAGCAGGCAAGACGCTGGCGGGGGTCGGCGCCGCCTCCTCGTGGGGGCGGCCGGTCGTCGCGTTCGCACCCAACGTGGCCATCGTCTCCCAGTGGCGGGCCGCCTGGACGGCGATGACCGGGGAGCCGGCCACCTCCGATCGTGACCTGCCCACCGTCTTCACCGCGCTGACCTACCAGTCGCTCGCGGTGTTCGACGGCGAGGCGGACGGCGACTCCCAGAAGGCCCGGCTCCACCCGAACGGGTTGGCGCTCGTGGAGCGCCTGCACGACGCCGGCCCCCTCACCCTCGTGCTGGACGAATGCCACCACCTGCTCGAGGTGTGGGGCGACCTGCTGGACGAGATCGTCGCCGGCCTGCCCGACGCCATCGTCCTGGCGTTGACGGCGACGCCGCCGGAACTGCTCACCGCGACGCAGGCGGCCCGGGTGGAGCGGCTGTTCGGCGACATCACCTACCAGGCGGGGATCCCGGCGCTGGTGGCCGAGGGCGACCTGGCGCCGTTCGCCGAGCTCGCCTGGTTCACGACGCCGTCGGCACGTGAGGAGGAATGGCTCGACGCCCGCACGGTCCGCGCCCGCGAACTCGTCTCCGAGCTGACCCGCGTCGACGCCGTCGACGTGCCGCTGCTCAGCTGGCTGGATCTGCACGACTGGCGCGACCTGCAGCCCGACGTCGCGGATGCCGTCGTCCGCCTCGCGCTGGCCGGGCACCTGCCCCTGCCCGAGCACGCCCACGTCACCGAGCGTCACCGCACCCCCGTGACGCTGGACGACTGGCTGACGGTCGCCGAGGGCTGGCTCGTCGGGCTCCGCGACGGCGACGACGACGCCGAGCGGGCCTTCCAGCGCCGCATCGCCACGCTGCTGCCCGGCGTCGGGTACCGCTTCACCCGGCACGGCATCCGCCCAGGCCATCCCCTGGTCGACCGGGTGCTGAGCCGTTCGTCGTCCAAGGCGGCGGCCGCCGTCGAGATCGCCGCCCGGACCCTCGCCGACGACGACCGGGCGCGGCTGCTGGTGCTCACCGACCACGCCAGGGCCGCGGCGCTGCCTGCCGACCTCGACGGCGTCGTCGAGCCGCAGTCAGGCTCAGTCCACTGGCTGCTGGAGGCGCTGGTGGCCGACGGCCGGTTGGCCGGCGCGCGCCCCATCGCCGTGACCGGCTCGACCATCGGGGCCGAGGCCCACGTGCTGCGGGAACTGCTGCCCGACGAGGACATCGGGCAGGGCGACGGCGTCGTCGTGCTGGAGGGGTCGACGGCCGACCGCTGGCTCCGCGCCGCCACCGAGGCTCTGAACCGGGGCTGGACGCGCTGCCTGGTCGGCACCCGCGGCCTGCTGGGCGAGGGCTGGAACGCCCGCGCCGTGAGCGGCGTGATCGACCTGACCAGCGCCACCACGTCGACGGCGATCGTGCAGACGCGCGGCCGGTCGCTGCGCACCGACCCGGACCGCCCCGACAAGGTGGCCGTGAACTGGACCGTCACATGCGTCGCCCCGGACCGGCCACAGGGCGACGCCGACTACCGGCGCCTCGTCCGCAAACACGAGGGCTGGTTCGCCGTCGACGAGGAGGGCGACATCGTCGACGGCGTCGCCCACCTCGACTCACACCTGAGCCCGTCCGCCCCGCCGACCGCGATCGACACACTCAACGCCCGCGCTCTGGCCAGGGCCGCCGATGCGACCGCCATCCGCGACGCCTGGGCGCACGTCGACCCGGCCCGCGAGAACGCCGTGGTGACGCTGCGGATCACCGCCGACCGCGGCCCGGCCCCGGTGGCGCTGCGCCCGTTGCCGACGAGGAAGGAGCTGACACCGAAGGCCCCGGTGGGCCTCGCCGGGCTCGGGATCCCCGCCGCGGCGGTCGCCGCCATGCTCGGATTCATCAACTCGCCGACGGCGGCGGCGGTCATCCTCGTGTCGCTGGTCCTGTTCTTCGGCGAGTACGTTCTGCGCGCCGCCCAGGTCCGCGCGTCCCTGGCGACCGAGCCGGCCACCTCCGACTATGCCAGGGCCGTCGCCGATGCCCTGCGCGAAGGCGGCCGCTCCCCCGTCGGCGCGGAGGGGTGCGGGTCGAGGTCACCTCGGGCGGCGAGACCCGCGTGCACCTGGAGGGGGTCGCGGAGGCGGTCACGCAGGAGTTCGTCACGGCGCTGGCCGAGGTTCTGGGCCCCATCGAGCAGCCCCGCTACCTGA
- a CDS encoding aminotransferase class V-fold PLP-dependent enzyme, whose amino-acid sequence MSGPPFAPACLISGEPARGAWDFGAGIVPLNHGSYGAVPRAVTELQGRMQARADRSAIGWFPHTPAWVAQARAGLAGFVGAAADEAVVAAFTRAIGPRTKLVVVDQITSPTARILPTARIADVAHAAGARVLVDGAHAPGLIGDAARVAGGDWWFGNLHKWPSAPRGSALLVTSAADRDELWPLIDSWHARLSYPERFDMQGTLDVTPYLASPMAIGWLEENYGWARARATMTANADAAADAVAEAVAPYLDGVGFVRLSVHLYTTAADIDAFNDRAVPLLVEWSREPGAGRPAPS is encoded by the coding sequence ATGAGCGGCCCTCCCTTCGCCCCCGCGTGTCTCATCTCCGGCGAGCCAGCGCGTGGGGCGTGGGATTTCGGGGCGGGCATCGTCCCGCTCAACCACGGTTCCTACGGGGCCGTCCCGCGGGCGGTGACGGAGCTCCAGGGCCGGATGCAGGCCCGCGCCGACAGATCCGCCATCGGCTGGTTTCCCCACACCCCTGCGTGGGTGGCCCAGGCACGGGCGGGTCTCGCAGGATTCGTGGGCGCGGCCGCCGACGAGGCGGTGGTCGCCGCATTCACACGGGCCATCGGGCCGCGGACGAAGCTCGTCGTCGTCGACCAGATCACCTCGCCGACGGCCCGCATCCTCCCCACTGCCCGGATCGCTGACGTCGCCCATGCGGCCGGTGCCAGGGTGTTGGTCGACGGCGCCCACGCGCCGGGCCTGATCGGGGACGCGGCCCGCGTCGCCGGCGGCGACTGGTGGTTCGGGAACCTGCACAAGTGGCCGTCGGCCCCGCGCGGGAGCGCGCTGCTGGTCACGTCTGCCGCGGACCGCGACGAGCTGTGGCCGCTCATCGATTCCTGGCATGCCCGGCTCAGCTACCCGGAGCGGTTCGACATGCAGGGCACCCTCGACGTCACGCCGTACCTGGCCTCACCCATGGCCATCGGCTGGCTGGAGGAGAACTACGGCTGGGCGCGGGCGAGGGCCACGATGACGGCGAACGCGGACGCGGCGGCCGACGCCGTGGCGGAGGCGGTGGCGCCGTACCTCGACGGCGTCGGCTTCGTGCGCCTGTCGGTGCACCTGTACACGACGGCCGCCGACATCGACGCCTTCAACGACCGCGCCGTCCCGCTGCTGGTGGAGTGGTCGCGCGAACCCGGCGCCGGGCGCCCGGCGCCGAGCTGA
- a CDS encoding ribose-phosphate diphosphokinase, protein MKGIVVFSGSAHPVLADEICSNLGISRSPVKISRFSNDCLQAQLLANCRQRDVYLIQPLVPPTQDHLMELLLMADAARGASAASITAVIPHYAYARSDKKDASRISIGGKLVAELLVTAGVDRVLTMALHAPQVHGFFRAPVDHLTALGVIADHYRGRDLTDCVVVSPDLGNAKQATLLARLLNLPVAAGSKHRLADDRVVIDQIVGDVSGKRAIVLDDEIATGGSIIEIVKRLGDFGCREVSVACTHGLFTGKAVEKLSSHPSIKEVVSTNTVPAPDDFPRHTELSVAGLFAEAIGRIHKGRSVSSLFDGVDPAYAPPPAVDGLF, encoded by the coding sequence GTGAAGGGCATCGTCGTATTCTCAGGTTCGGCCCACCCCGTCCTCGCCGACGAGATCTGTTCGAACCTGGGGATCTCCCGCTCCCCCGTGAAGATCTCCCGCTTCAGCAATGACTGCCTGCAGGCGCAGTTGCTGGCCAACTGCCGGCAGCGCGATGTGTATCTGATCCAGCCGCTCGTTCCGCCGACGCAGGATCACCTGATGGAACTGCTGCTCATGGCCGACGCCGCCCGCGGTGCCTCCGCGGCCTCCATCACCGCCGTCATCCCGCACTATGCGTACGCCCGCTCCGACAAGAAGGACGCGTCGCGCATCTCGATCGGCGGCAAGCTGGTCGCCGAACTGCTGGTCACGGCGGGCGTCGACCGGGTCCTGACGATGGCGCTGCACGCGCCGCAGGTGCACGGCTTCTTCCGCGCCCCCGTCGACCATCTGACCGCACTCGGCGTCATCGCCGACCACTACCGGGGCCGCGACCTGACCGACTGCGTCGTCGTCTCCCCCGACCTCGGTAACGCCAAGCAGGCGACACTGCTCGCCCGGCTCCTGAACCTGCCGGTCGCCGCCGGATCGAAACACCGTCTTGCGGACGACCGTGTCGTCATCGATCAGATCGTCGGCGACGTGTCCGGCAAGCGGGCCATCGTCCTCGATGACGAGATCGCCACCGGCGGCTCCATCATCGAGATCGTGAAACGGCTCGGCGATTTCGGCTGCCGCGAGGTCTCCGTCGCCTGCACGCACGGGCTGTTCACCGGGAAGGCGGTCGAGAAGCTCTCGTCCCACCCGTCGATCAAGGAGGTCGTCTCCACCAACACGGTGCCGGCGCCCGACGACTTCCCACGCCACACCGAACTGAGCGTCGCCGGGTTGTTCGCAGAGGCGATCGGCCGGATCCACAAGGGCCGCTCCGTCAGCTCACTGTTCGACGGCGTCGACCCGGCCTACGCGCCGCCTCCGGCCGTGGACGGGCTCTTCTAG